From Alteromonas sp. BL110:
AAAATTATTACTCTTTAGGTCTTATATTTTGAAAAATCATCTTTTAGCGGGCATAGTCGCGATAACGACGTTGTCTAGCTGTAGTTCTACACCACCAATAAATGAAGAAGCAACTAAACAGGTACAGCAAAAATTAGATAAAATTGTATTGCATGGTTATCTAATTCGGGAACAAGATAAATTCTTGTTGGGACCCCATCTTTCGAGCGAAAAAAGTGCTAGCAGTGATATGCTGTCAATAGATAGTTGGCATTTTAATGGGAAGACACTATTCCCTTTATTTGATTCTGAAAGGTTTGAATGCTCGTTAGCTGAAGACAATTGTGAGCGATATGAAAATATTGATTCGCCTTTTCTTAAAGTAAATGGCACAGACAGCGATTATGGTGACACCTACAAGAAACGGGTTGCCGATGGAAAAAAACCAGGAATATCTGCGGGTGAAGTAGCAATGACGGGAGTAGCTACAGTTATTGTAGGACCGGCAGTTGCTTTAGTTGGAGGTCCTCTCATATTGTTGGGGGGGACTGCCAATTTAATAAGTCACGGCTCAGTTTGGAGTCACAACTGGGTTGAATTTGACCATGACACCTTTTACGCAGAAACCGTGACAGCTATAACTGCCAAACATGGTTCTTTAGAAAACTACATTGACTATATGGCATCGGCGAGTACCGCATTTGAAGAGCTAACGGAAAAAAGAACATCGTTAGCAAATGAATGGCAGCAGAATTATCTTATAAAAAGTGAAGCTATTAGCAAGTATCAGCCATTGACGCTAAGCGAGATAGATACGTTTAATTTCAGTATTCCCGCTTATGGCGATATTGGTTCGGTTATCACAAGAATTAATTTAGAGATGGACGATTTCTTTGCCAGTTCCAGTTTAGCTTTAGAAAAAGAATATGAAACACTTCTAGTAAAAGCTAAAGCACACTATGTAAAGCATCAAAAGGAAGCCTTCGCTTCAGCTAAATCATCTTCGTCTATGAGGCAGTTTATCAATAGGTACGCAGGTTTAGATGAAGCGGGTTTGTTGGAGAGTGCAAAAAAGAAACTTAATTCGTTAACCGAAAAAGAACAGGAAATAGCTTTTAATAAAATTAGAACAGTGCACGACGCGCGAGTTTTCATACATACTTACGGTAGGAATGATGTAGCTAATTTAGTCCCTAATGTAAAAGCTAAGATTGAAAAGTGGGAGCTTCGTATTAAGAATGAAAAAATAGAGAAGCGAAGAGTTGCTCTTGCGAAGTTAGAAAAATGGCGAGAACAATTACAAGTTGGAGATCTCACATTTTGTGGTAGAGTCATTCAAGCGAAATATCCTATGATTCAAATTGCATTAAGCAATCCCCTCCAAGGTTTTTCAGACACGATTTGGTTGGAAAAAGACGATGTTTTCGAGGCCTGGAGTGGCTGTAATAATAGAAATAATCAGCTGTCTCCGTTGAACCACCCTCTGAGTTAGACATAACGATTAAGAGCCTATGCACCAAGTATAGGTTCTTATTTCGTTCCTTTAAAAAGAATTCTCACTAAACGTGAAATCTCTGTGGGCGACGCAGAGCGATAATCACTATCATACTTACCACTGCATGCTACAATACGCTCATTATCACTCATCCACACAATAGGGCATAACCTTGAGCATATTAGTCCGTAATTTACCTAAAATATTCACTCAGGAAAATCTTGAAGACCTGTTTTTTGAGTTTGGCACTATAGCGTCATGCGACTTGGTGATGGATGAAGCATCGGGTTTATCTAAAGGCTTCGGCTTCGTTAAAATGAGTACCCAAGAAGAAACCGATAAAGCGATTGAAGCGCTTAACGCCAAAGTTATCGAAGGTAAAAAGATTCGTGTTAAGTGGTCTAATCAAGAGAAGAAACAAGCAGCAGCAATAGACGACGCACCCGCGCCTAAAAGAGACATACCCGAAGATGTATGGGGAATGGCCTCTCGTAATAATTCTGAACACGAAAACGATGCGGAGTAATGCTGCAGAACATGTAACGATGTAGCGCTGACAACCAAGATTGTCAGCGCTGAATGTTTATTTACCCAGATACGGTCGCTGTTTGTACTTGAGTATTGCGAGCAGTCATAACTATGGCTAGCCATACCAACACGCCACCACCGGCTAATGCCAAACCTACCCAGCCTGTGGATGTATAACCAAATCCTGCAGAAAGCGTCATTCCTGCTAACCAAGGCCCTAGCGCGTTGGCGGTATTGAATGCTGCATGATTCATAGCACCCGCTAAGGTTTGTGCCTCGCCAGCTACGTCCATCAATCTGGTCTGAAGTGGTACTACCATACCGCCGCCAATGCCAATAAAAAACAGTGAGGCCGCCATCAGGTAAGGATTACCCATAGACGCGGCGTAAGCGGCTGCAGATAAACCGAGTAGAACCTGAAAGACGATGGCTGAGGTTAGCAGTCTGCCTTCAGAATAACGCCCAGCGATAATGTTGCCGAGGGTTACGCCAATGCCATAGATAAGCAAGGTTGCTGAGATTCCCCATTCAGGTGCTGAGGTTGTGTTTAAGTATGAGGCGCTAAAATAAGAGTACACCGAGAACATACCACCAAAGCCTATAGCGCCCATAAGTAGAACCAGTAGCACATCTTTGTTTCTTAGCGCTTTAAGCTCAGTTAATGGTTTGGCATCTGGATTTGGTC
This genomic window contains:
- a CDS encoding RNA recognition motif domain-containing protein codes for the protein MSILVRNLPKIFTQENLEDLFFEFGTIASCDLVMDEASGLSKGFGFVKMSTQEETDKAIEALNAKVIEGKKIRVKWSNQEKKQAAAIDDAPAPKRDIPEDVWGMASRNNSEHENDAE